tactgctagaaacaactgtaaaaaggttttgtctaacgccaaaacccgctattctcaggtcatgaaatctcgtatctcatctcaaaaattaggctctcgtgacttctggagaatctttaataatatcaataataagggcaaatctataattccacctctcttgtatggttcagactttgtcacctcacctaaagacaaagccgaactgtttgctaaaaacttttcatcaatatcatctcttgattccactaattgcgttctacctgatattgccaacaaacaggttgattcattgcttgacattcatatCACTTCAGcatctgtatctaaagtgatttcctgtctagactcttctacagcttgtggcccagacaacatacctgttattgtcttgcagaagtgttctccagagctgtcgtctatactctcaaaactattcaacaagtgcttatcagagtcttgtttgtttgtttgttcagataaaactcaatttttttcagccaatcgttatcgcaataatttagatcttcctatatttatgaacggtgatgtactcgatgagtcacctactcttcatcttctaggattaactcttacttccaatctttcttggaaaccatatatcaaatcggttgcaaaattagcatctgctaaggttgcatctctttatcgagctcgccactttcttactctggattctattctctacctctataaatctcaaatccggccttgtatggaatactgttgccatatctggggcggatcttctaatgatgccctttctcttttagacaaggtgcaaaaacgcattgtaaacatagttggacctgctcttgcagccaaccttcaaccattatcacatcgtcgtaatgttgcttctctttctcttttctacaaatactataatgggcactgctcgaaagagctaacgtctcttgtgccatctactaaaattcattctcgtgttactcgtcattcaattaagtgtcatcctttttctgtgactgttcctaagtgctccaaaaacgcttattcgtctagtttttttcctcgaacatcagctctttggaattcgcttccttcatcttgctttcctgattcatataatttgcaatcttttaaatcgtccatcaatcgttatcttgctctacaatcttcatcttttctcttacagtaacttccaactttaaTTAGTGgctgcttgcagccttgttggaagcgaagatgtttaaaaaaaaaaaaaaaaaaaaagttcctttgCCTATAACCAAcaagttttataacaaataagtCGAGTagttataaaactaataaacgaatttcttttttttcttttttctgagAAATATTATatagctttttgaaaaaatactagCTTATGTTggtgcatttttttt
The nucleotide sequence above comes from Hydra vulgaris chromosome 09, alternate assembly HydraT2T_AEP. Encoded proteins:
- the LOC136084523 gene encoding uncharacterized protein LOC136084523 gives rise to the protein MRQLLGLLNSVLSAIYALSQVLQSNLKMNKVPKTIKHKKPSSSPSSLNLSFTNIRGLRSNFSSVESYLLQSSPDLLALCETNLSSAVSSCDLSVDGYLPLIRKDSNSHMLGLGIYIRKNSPVCRETRFESTDYSFMCFRLAPLHSIAFLFVLYRSLSSQDCTLFDVISDHIDQALSLYPSANIVVVGDFNAHHSEWLGSSVSDSAGIKAHNFCLSQSLTQIVNFPTRFPDNPNHLPSLLDLCLVSDPSQCSVSPHSPLGSSDHSLISLKLISHSSSSPEYPYYRTFYNYSKADWDSFRDFLRDGPWVEIFQLPVDKCASYITSWIQGGMESFIPSRQFQVKPHSPPWFSSHCAAAIANRNRYFHIYQQNNSPENRRLFITARNNCKKVLSNAKTRYSQVMKSRISSQKLGSRDFWRIFNNINNKGKSIIPPLLYGSDFVTSPKDKAELFAKNFSSISSLDSTNCVLPDIANKQVDSLLDIHITSASVSKVISCLDSSTACGPDNIPVIVLQKCSPELSSILSKLFNKCLSESCLFVCSDKTQFFSANRYRNNLDLPIFMNGDVLDESPTLHLLGLTLTSNLSWKPYIKSVAKLASAKVASLYRARHFLTLDSILYLYKSQIRPCMEYCCHIWGGSSNDALSLLDKVQKRIVNIVGPALAANLQPLSHRRNVASLSLFYKYYNGHCSKELTSLVPSTKIHSRVTRHSIKCHPFSVTVPKCSKNAYSSSFFPRTSALWNSLPSSCFPDSYNLQSFKSSINRYLALQSSSFLLQ